The following are encoded in a window of Ogataea parapolymorpha DL-1 chromosome VII, whole genome shotgun sequence genomic DNA:
- a CDS encoding DNA-binding protein of the mitochondria involved in repair of mitochondrial DNA, which yields MIRVGPKVVFRRFHSLVNPRQVVRIPLNIRAPLQSIQACQNKEQASLDEAPEEGKGRKKTGKKTKKKTVQGDEIDQFGDRGAKPDVEFTYFYQTLKDIVDQYPEDQYVVLIQVGSFYELYFQQAEKHASMLGLTLSKRVLKNHEIPFAGFPDYKLEKYLQIAFGQGLKAVVCDQQTTAQNVIVRPVTRLVTPGTIIDEALRDYHRTNYLLAIQFPADPFKKDALGQKIGMCWVDVGLSQFHVLETNMNELMANITRINPSEILIANDLDIDSLITGKWFPELGELKKYYISRYSLPSVSTPLLDFANRFSENKRLVQSRLDKLSQKEAGAAKVLLHYLNECLPFYKLSFDLPKRSLPNTLMHIDPRAAQDLELTETIVGGFRTGALASIIDKTCTVQGSRLLNTWLLSPSTDVEEIRKRQKYIEVFLNNHIFVQELIQLLRKTTDLGRIVRRADNKRADMGEYLELGHTIMIIDEIHKMVKDCPDKKLVNLVLPLFEKFKEYPALMSLSQSIINTINPQTLRVKIDTNRNDLEVLRKYWFLRPTASPKLAELRDKYDQLELRFQALIQQLSAKFEKCGYQGGFNLIRDPRTTDFVIDVRSSRKSFKSLVDNMDLQLRERTKSSAKFWTMEWQTLGTEMLFVEQEILREEERIISLIRDTLLSLSTELRQVAPIIEFLDVCSSFYLLAWEKGLVKPTVDRSTKFEIENGRHLVVEEGLRGRVTGVENFTANSCALDSGRGWVITGPNMGGKSTFLRQNALIAILAQIGSYVPATKAHIGIIDKVFTRVGASDNIFRHQSSFMVEMNETAIILRDSTERSLAIVDELGRGTSAVEGITIAYASLSHLVKNKNCKVLFATHFGPEIHKLMKDDKELERRTDFYQTTLTRIHDGDLPIDEKLIFDHKLIPGISSHSHAFEIAQLAGFPSDALELARKTYVKATSGLYKD from the coding sequence ATGATACGCGTGGGGCCTAAAGTTGTTTTCAGAAGGTTCCACAGCTTGGTGAATCCACGCCAAGTTGTCCGCATTCCTCTGAATATACGCGCTCCTCTCCAGTCGATCCAAGCATGTCAAAATAAGGAGCAAGCTTCTCTCGACGAGGCTCCGGAGGAAGGGAAAGGTCGCAAAAAGACTGGCAAGAAAACTAAAAAGAAGACTGTCCAAGGTGACGAAATCGACCAGTTTGGAGACCGTGGTGCGAAACCAGATGTCGAGTTCACGTACTTCTATCAGACGTTGAAAGACATTGTCGACCAATATCCTGAAGATCAGTACGTGGTCTTGATCCAAGTTGGGTCATTTTATGAGCTCTACTTCCAGCAGGCTGAGAAACATGCATCCATGTTGGGCCTCACATTGAGCAAGAGAGTTCTCAAAAATCATGAAATACCCTTTGCCGGCTTTCCTGACtacaagcttgaaaaatacTTACAGATCGCTTTTGGCCAAGGGCTCAAAGCTGTCGTTTGTGATCAGCAGACTACTGCACAGAACGTGATTGTGAGACCGGTGACTAGGCTGGTTACCCCAGGAACTATCATTGATGAGGCATTGAGAGATTATCATCGCACAAATTATTTACTGGCTATCCAATTTCCTGCAGACCCATTCAAAAAAGATGCGCTAGGTCAAAAGATAGGTATGTGCTGGGTAGACGTTGGCTTGAGTCAGTTTCATGTACTTGAAACTAATATGAATGAGCTTATGGCCAACATAACTAGGATCAATCCAAGTGAAATTCTGATAGCCAATGATCTAGATATCGATTCTTTGATTACAGGAAAGTGGTTTCCCGAATTGGGAGAACTGAAGAAGTACTATATAAGCAGGTATTCGCTGCCGTCAGTCAGTACACCACTTCTGGATTTTGCCAACCGCTTCTCAGAAAACAAGCGACTTGTCCAAAGCCGTTTGGATAAGCTCTCGCagaaagaagctggagccgCAAAAGTTTTGCTGCACTACCTGAATGAGTGTCTGCCTTTTTACAAGCTCAGTTTTGACTTGCCCAAACGATCGTTGCCAAATACGCTTATGCATATTGACCCACGCGCTGCACAGGATCTGGAACTCACTGAGACCATAGTTGGTGGTTTCCGAACTGGAGCTCTCGCGTCCATAATTGACAAGACATGTACGGTACAGGGCTCCCGACTGCTTAATACGTGGCTTCTCTCTCCATCCACAGATGTCGAGGAGATAAGGAAACGTCAAAAGTATATTGAGGTTTTCCTAAACAACCACATTTTTGTCCAGGAGCTGATTCAGCTGTTACGCAAAACCACTGATTTAGGGCGAATCGTTCGCCGTGCAGATAACAAGAGGGCCGACATGGGTGAGTACTTGGAATTGGGACATACTATCATGATAATCGATGAGATTCACAAGATGGTGAAGGACTGTCCGGATAAAAAGTTAGTCAATCTTGTCCTGCCtttatttgaaaaattcaaggaGTATCCAGCTCTTATGAGTCTGTCTCAATCTATCATCAACACAATCAATCCTCAAACCCTTCGGGTGAAAATTGATACAAATAGGAACGACTTGGAAGTGCTCCGTAAGTACTGGTTTCTCAGGCCAACTGCCTCTCCAAAGCTTGCAGAGCTTAGAGACAAATatgatcagcttgagcttCGTTTTCAGGCTCTGATACAGCAATTGTCAGCAAAATTCGAAAAATGCGGTTACCAAGGAGGTTTCAATTTAATCCGTGATCCTCGGACCACTGATTTCGTCATTGATGTGCGGTCGTCCAGAAAATCATTCAAAAGCCTCGTCGACAACATGGACCTTCAGCTTCGTGAAAGAACAAAGTCCAGTGCCAAATTCTGGACAATGGAATGGCAAACTTTAGGTACAGAGATGTTATTCGTTGAGCAAGAGATTTTGagagaagaagagagaaTCATATCATTGATTCGGGATACTCTGCTCTCACTTTCTACAGAATTACGCCAGGTTGCTCCTATCattgagtttctggacgTATGCTCCTCCTTTTATCTACTGGCTTGGGAAAAGGGTCTTGTCAAACCGACTGTGGACCGCAGCACCAAATTTGAAATAGAAAATGGACGCCATTTGGTAGTGGAAGAGGGTTTGCGTGGACGGGTCACTGGAGTTGAAAACTTTACAGCGAATAGCTGTGCTCTGGATTCAGGCCGTGGATGGGTGATCACAGGCCCAAACATGGGTGGCAAAAGCACCTTCTTACGACAAAATGCGCTGATTGCAATACTCGCGCAAATAGGATCATATGTTCCTGCGACAAAAGCTCATATCGGGATCATAGATAAGGTTTTTACCAGAGTTGGAGCCTCTGATAACATTTTCAGACATCAATCATCGTTCATGGTGGAAATGAACGAAACTGCTATTATACTTAGGGATTCTACGGAAAGATCCTTGGCTATAGTTGATGAGCTTGGCCGAGGAACATCGGCGGTCGAAGGTATTACCATCGCTTATGCATCTTTGTCTCATTTGGTTAAAAATAAGAACTGCAAAGTGCTCTTTGCAACACATTTCGGCCCGGAGATCCACAAACTAATGAAAGACGATAAGGAGCTAGAGCGGCGTACGGACTTCTATCAAACTACTTTGACCAGAATCCATGATGGTGACTTACCAATTGATGAAAAGCTCATTTTCGACCATAAACTGATTCCCGGAATCAGCTCGCATTCGCATGCTTTTGAAATTGCACAACTGGCTGGCTTTCCTTCCGATGCATTAGAGCTGGCCAGAAAGACGTACGTCAAAGCGACATCTGGTTTATATAAAGATTGA
- a CDS encoding phosphatidylinositol 4-phosphate 5-kinase MSS4 encodes MDRLGYTESHTIAIPEPYSQTEVTGSDRHNQQTLTSRHRFARGNSFNIGPQKRKSRAKSNDRYLIPGQRVVEGHHNYVMAYNMITGIRVAVSRCSKLPGPIKDEDFTNVSKLIFDMEGNTMTPSTKYEFKFKDYAPEVFRHLRSRFNIDQADYLLSLTERVSLTELGSPGKSGSFFYYSRDYKFIIKTIHHSEHKHLRKCLKQYYEYVEKNPQTFICQFYGLHRLKMHFTTGIHKIHFLVMNNIFPPHRDLHEKFDLKGSTHGRFTDVSAAKAQGKTSIVQKDLNWLQDHHRLNFGPTKRKQIANQLKNDVQLLEALNIMDYSFLIGIHDLTLATQHDPYNQLPNFDPPEIRQQSASTASDGYFDSDGGIRATDEQDNELPIVYYMGVIDCLTNYSTFKKLETFFRTLNHRRETISAVPPVEYGQRFLRFIETAMKPTCKSA; translated from the coding sequence ATGGACAGATTGGGCTATACAGAGTCACATACGATTGCGATACCTGAACCTTATTCACAAACTGAAGTCACTGGTAGTGATAGACATAATCAACAGACACTCACTAGCCGTCACCGTTTTGCAAGAGGAAACTCCTTCAATATTGGGCCTCAAAAACGAAAGTCACGAGCAAAGTCTAATGACAGATATCTGATTCCTGGACAGCGTGTTGTGGAAGGTCACCACAACTATGTCATGGCATATAATATGATTACTGGCATTCGGGTCGCTGTATCCAGATGTTCAAAGCTTCCAGGGCCTATTAAGGATGAGGATTTTACGAACGTTTCCAAACTAATTTTCGACATGGAAGGAAATACCATGACACCATCTACAAAATATGAATTTAAATTTAAAGACTATGCACCCGAAGTGTTCCGTCACCTGCGTAGCAGGTTCAATATTGATCAAGCAGATTATCTTCTGTCCCTAACGGAACGCGTGAGTTTGACTGAGTTAGGCTCTCCAGGGAAAAGTGGATCCTTCTTCTACTATTCGAGAGATTACAAGTTTATCATCAAAACTATTCATCACTCAGAGCATAAGCATCTTCGCAAATGTCTCAAGCAATACTATGAGTATGTGGAGAAAAACCCCCAAACATTCATCTGCCAGTTTTACGGCCTACACCGTCTCAAAATGCACTTCACCACAGGAATTCACAAAATTCACTTCTTGGTGATGAACAACATATTCCCTCCACATAGAGACTTGCACGAAAAGTTTGATTTGAAAGGGTCAACGCATGGACGTTTTACCGATGTAAGTGCCGCCAAAGCTCAAGGAAAGACGTCGATAGTCCAAAAGGATCTTAATTGGCTGCAAGATCATCATCGACTCAATTTTGGGCCCACCAAACGCAAGCAAATTGCAAACCAACTAAAAAACGatgtccagcttcttgaagCGCTAAATATTATGGACTACTCATTTTTGATCGGAATACATGATTTAACTCTTGCGACGCAGCACGATCCCTACAACCAGCTACCAAACTTTGATCCTCCTGAAATACGACAACAATCTGCTTCTACAGCATCTGACGGGTACTTTGATAGTGATGGTGGTATTAGAGCGACAGACGAGCAAGACAATGAGCTACCTATTGTGTATTATATGGGAGTCATCGATTGCTTAACCAACTATTCGACTTTCAAAAAGCTAGAAACATTTTTCCGCACATTGAATCATAGGCGCGAGACCATCAGTGCTGTACCCCCAGTCGAATATGGGCAACGGTTCCTTAGATTTATAGAGACTGCCATGAAGCCTACATGCAAGTCCGCCTAG
- a CDS encoding Single-strand telomeric DNA-binding protein GBP2 has translation MSDNMELDEYNRDRSRSPVREQWRQRSRSPPRRNERRDDRRGFSSRRGGRGGPLRARIGSRFESRGRGPRENESKSNRAYENSIFVGNLPYHTTWYDLKDLFREVGEVVRADVVTSRGRSRGMGTVEFANKDLVQEAISKFDRTMYEGREIFVREDLPPPEKENTGREERRRNAPPPSTEGYEVFIGNLPFSVRWQDLKDLFKSCGPIIRADVREDHRGRSKGFGTVIFENSEDADRAIADFNGYDMDGRRIEVRLGKQFNKEPQGPTESRNSEFVAGVVGQGEPNDTIFADNLPWETSETDLFDLFGSIASVKRAELQFDDLNRPAGTAVVQFQELDGAIAAVNQLDNYEYGRRRLHVSFAKRGDAVSSEQNMDVEAESAQQPSEPSQPGPEVPAVEPKEIGEPAPEQEMEEDHIEE, from the exons ATGTCTGACAACATGGAATTAGATGAATACAACAGG GATCGTTCGAGGTCACCTGTGAGGGAACAATGGCGCCAGAGGTCTCGCTCGCCTCCACGTCGGAACGAGAGAAGAGACGATAGACGCGGTTTCTCCTCTCgccgaggaggaagaggaggaccGTTGCGTGCAAGAATTGGTAGCAGGTTTGAGTCTCGTGGCCGTGGTCCACGTGAGAATGAGTCAAAATCTAATAGAGCTTACGAAAACTCGATCTTTGTTGGAAACCTCCCTTATCATACCACTTGGTACGATTTGAAGGACCTTTTCCGCGAAGTCGGTGAAGTTGTGCGTGCAGATGTGGTCACTTCTCGTGGAAGATCTCGCGGAATGGGAACCGTTGAGTTTGCGAACAAAGATCTTGTTCAAGAGGCGATTTCCAAGTTTGATCGCACAATGTACGAGGGCCGTGAGATTTTTGTTAGAGAAGATCTGCCTCCcccagaaaaagaaaacacTGGTCGCGAGGAAAGAAGACGAAATGcacctcctccttcaaCCGAAGGCTATGAAGTTTTCATTGGAAACTTACCGTTCAGTGTGAGATGGCAAGACCTCAAAGACTTATTTAAAAGCTGCGGTCCAATCATTCGTGCTGACGTGAGAGAGGATCATCGAGGACGTTCCAAGGGTTTTGGCACTGTGATTTTTGAGAACTCGGAGGATGCTGATAGGGCGATTGCTGATTTTAACGGTTACGACATGGATGGAAGACGCATTGAAGTGAGACTTGGAAAGCAGTTCAATAAGGAGCCCCAGGGACCAACGGAATCTAGAAACTCCGAGTTTGTTGCTGGTGTTGTGGGACAGGGTGAACCAAACGACACCATTTTCGCGGACAATCTGCCGTGGGAGACGTCTGAGACGGATCTCTTTGACCTATTTGGAAGTATCGCTTCCGTTAAGCGTGCCGAACTTCAATTTGATGATCTAAATAGACCAGCAGGGACTGCTGTTGTTCAATTCCAGGAACTTGACGGTGCGATTGCCGCAGTCAACCAACTGGACAACTATGAATACGGTAGAAGACGTCTGCATGTTTCATTTGCCAAGAGAGGAGACGCCGTTTCGAGTGAGCAAAATATGGACGTGGAGGCAGAATCTGCCCAACAGCCCAGTGAGCCTTCTCAGCCTGGCCCAGAAGTTCCTGCCGTCGAGCCAAAAGAGATTGGTGAACCAGCACCTGAGCAAGAAATGGAAGAGGACCACATTGAAGAGTAA